A genomic stretch from Hemicordylus capensis ecotype Gifberg chromosome 1, rHemCap1.1.pri, whole genome shotgun sequence includes:
- the NHLRC3 gene encoding NHL repeat-containing protein 3 isoform X2, translated as MGVRQYYRGRLLVVSASLLLLATLYKIGLGSQVLNHLSSYASWKTEKQLYKLDVAWPKFPEQFTGQTFCVAVDHIHGLVYVGQRGNDVPKVLVFSEDGYFLQAWNTTLEMPHGIFAINTPNASSVWITDVGTGKNGHTVQQYSPSGRLLQVIGTPGKAGSGTNPIQFDQPAEIFVEENGDLYIVDGDGGMNNRLLKLTPDLQVIWLRGENGSGITQFRIPHSVTVDSVGRIYC; from the exons ATGGGGGTTCGGCAGTATTACCGGGGTCGACTGCTGGTGGTCAGCGCCTCGTTACTGTTGCTGGCAACTCTGTATAAGATTGGGCTCGGATCTCAG GTGTTAAACCATTTGTCTTCCTATGCCTCCTGGAAGACAGAGAAGCAGCTCTACAAGCTTGATGTTGCCTGGCCTAAATTTCCTGAACAATTCACTGGTCAAACATTTTGTGTTGCTGTTGACCACATCCATGGATTAGTTTATGTAGGACAG AGAGGCAATGATGTGCCAAAGGTCTTAGTGTTTTCTGAAGATGGCTATTTCCTGCAAGCATGGAATACCACCCTTGAAATGCCTCATGGTATCTTTGCAATAAACACCCCCAATGCAAGTTCAGTGTGGATCACAGATGTTGGGACTG GCAAGAATGGACACACAGTTCAACAGTACAGTCCTTCAGGTAGACTCCTTCAAGTCATAGGCACTCCCGGTAAAGCAGGTTCAGGTACAAATCCCATACAGTTTGATCAGCCCGCAGAAATCTTTGTGGAAGAAAATGGAGACCTCTATATTGTGGATGGTGATGGAGGGATGAACAATCGCCTGCTCAAACTGACACCAG ACCTACAGGTGATATGGCTACGTGGGGAAAATGGTTCTGGCATTACACAGTTCAGGATTCCACATAGTGTAACAGTGGACTCTGTTGGACGG ATTTACTGCTGA
- the NHLRC3 gene encoding NHL repeat-containing protein 3 isoform X1, with protein sequence MGVRQYYRGRLLVVSASLLLLATLYKIGLGSQVLNHLSSYASWKTEKQLYKLDVAWPKFPEQFTGQTFCVAVDHIHGLVYVGQRGNDVPKVLVFSEDGYFLQAWNTTLEMPHGIFAINTPNASSVWITDVGTGKNGHTVQQYSPSGRLLQVIGTPGKAGSGTNPIQFDQPAEIFVEENGDLYIVDGDGGMNNRLLKLTPDLQVIWLRGENGSGITQFRIPHSVTVDSVGRVWVADRGNQRLQVFDKTTGEWLGSWSCCFTEDSPYSVRFTADKKYIIIAHLNTDRVSIVAAPPVGSIRDCIVVGTIQLAEEVKPHLVDVSMKTGAIYVAEIGAQQVQKYVPLD encoded by the exons ATGGGGGTTCGGCAGTATTACCGGGGTCGACTGCTGGTGGTCAGCGCCTCGTTACTGTTGCTGGCAACTCTGTATAAGATTGGGCTCGGATCTCAG GTGTTAAACCATTTGTCTTCCTATGCCTCCTGGAAGACAGAGAAGCAGCTCTACAAGCTTGATGTTGCCTGGCCTAAATTTCCTGAACAATTCACTGGTCAAACATTTTGTGTTGCTGTTGACCACATCCATGGATTAGTTTATGTAGGACAG AGAGGCAATGATGTGCCAAAGGTCTTAGTGTTTTCTGAAGATGGCTATTTCCTGCAAGCATGGAATACCACCCTTGAAATGCCTCATGGTATCTTTGCAATAAACACCCCCAATGCAAGTTCAGTGTGGATCACAGATGTTGGGACTG GCAAGAATGGACACACAGTTCAACAGTACAGTCCTTCAGGTAGACTCCTTCAAGTCATAGGCACTCCCGGTAAAGCAGGTTCAGGTACAAATCCCATACAGTTTGATCAGCCCGCAGAAATCTTTGTGGAAGAAAATGGAGACCTCTATATTGTGGATGGTGATGGAGGGATGAACAATCGCCTGCTCAAACTGACACCAG ACCTACAGGTGATATGGCTACGTGGGGAAAATGGTTCTGGCATTACACAGTTCAGGATTCCACATAGTGTAACAGTGGACTCTGTTGGACGG GTTTGGGTTGCTGACAGAGGCAATCAAAGACTCCAGGTTTTTGACAAAACTACAGGGGAATGGTTgggatcttggagttgctgcTTCACAGAAGACAGCCCTTATTCTGTCAG ATTTACTGCTGATAAGAAATATATAATCATAGCCCATCTAAACACGGATAGAGTGTCAATCGTGGCTGCCCCACCAGTTGGATCAATTAGAGATTGTATTGTGGTGGGCACGATTCAGCTTGCAGAAGAAGTCAAGCCCCATCTTGTGGATGTCAGCATGAAAACTGGAGCCATTTATGTGGCAGAAATTGGAGCCCAGCAAGTGCAGAAATATGTTCCTTTAGACTAA